The proteins below are encoded in one region of Asticcacaulis excentricus CB 48:
- a CDS encoding response regulator, producing MKTCLVVDDSRVIRKVARRILENLQFEVAEANDGLEALNYCKSSMPNAILLDWNMPVMDGITFLRQLRKEEGGTDPVVVFCTTENDLAHITEALTEGASEYIMKPFDGEILEAKFTEVGLI from the coding sequence ATGAAAACCTGCCTCGTCGTCGATGACAGCCGCGTTATCCGCAAGGTGGCGCGTCGCATTCTGGAAAACCTCCAGTTTGAAGTGGCCGAGGCCAATGACGGCCTCGAAGCCCTTAACTACTGCAAGTCGTCTATGCCCAACGCCATCCTGCTCGACTGGAACATGCCGGTCATGGACGGCATCACCTTCCTGCGTCAGTTGCGTAAGGAAGAGGGTGGTACAGACCCCGTCGTGGTCTTCTGCACCACTGAAAACGATCTGGCCCACATCACCGAGGCCCTGACTGAAGGCGCTTCGGAATACATCATGAAACCCTTCGACGGCGAAATCCTCGAAGCCAAGTTCACCGAAGTCGGGCTTATCTAA